GCCGGTGTTGAAGGACGAGTACATGCAGATCTCCCGCTCGCTGCGGGGGAAGGACCAGTAGACGATGCGGCGCTGCACCGGCTCCGGGATGCGCTCGAAGCGCTCCTCCACGCGCTGGAACGGCCACTTCTCAGCCACCTTGCGCGCCGCGATGTCCAGCAGCGACTCAGGGCTCTGGGTCTTGCCCGGCGGCAGCAGCCCCAGCGCTGCGCCGCCTCCGCACGCCGCTGCCGCCGCGCCGCCCGCCCGCGGGCCCGGCCGACAGGCAGAGCTGTAACCGCCACCCGCTCCTCCGCCGCCGCTGctggccccgccgccgccgccgccgccgcccggccgGCAGCAGAGCCGTTTCGCGGGAGGAGGCTGCTGTCCGCGCTCCGCCATGACCGCGCCGCTTCTAACCCGACAGCGGAAGTGCCGGGACCCTATAAACGGCACAAGGAAGCGCGACACGCACACGCCGCCGCGACGCCACGCTGCCATCTAGGGCCCGCCGCTCCTTGTACGGGCACAAGAGGTGGGGCCTTCGCCGTGACGTCGCGGCCGAGGCGGGGCACCGATAGGGGGACCTAGGGCCAAGGGCGGGGCCTATGCAAATCACTGGGCTGAAACATAAATAGAGCACTCGGCGGACACGGGGGTAGCGGGGGTGGTGGGGTTGGGTGCCCGCTGGGTTGTGAGAATGTCAGGCTGCTGTGACGCGGGGGGCGGGGCTCAGGCGGGGTtcccgggggagggggcgggccgcCCGGCGTGGCCTAGGGTGCAAGGGTCTCTGCGCCCCCTGCCTGCTCAACTTCCACCTCCAATTCCCTGCCTCCCTTTGATGTCCCGCAAGTGAGGACGCGCCTCGTGGGTCTCTGCGGGGAGGGAAGAGTAGATGGGAGGTGAGCAGGGGAGAGGGGTCCGGGTAAGTGGGGGGCGGGACCCTGAGTcgaggccccacccccacccccgccagagCCGGCCCGCCGGGGGAAAAGCCTCTGGGCGGAGGAGGCGCtttcaaaacaaagaaatgcGGCGTGGAACCCGGGGGACTGGGGTGGTGAGGAAGGCGGAGGAGGTGCGGCGGAGGCCGCCTGCTTCCCCTCCAGTCAGCCCAGAggaactccccccaccccagcccgggCTGCGGCTccggagaagagggaggaggctgCGGTAGTCGGCTGTTTTCCATTTCACTTTTGCAGACCAAGGCGGAGAAGAGCACCAGCTCCGCTGCTCCTCTTGTCTGCAGCGCGCTCAACCCCGAGCGAGTCTCAGCTTCCGCTCAGTCTCAGCTTCCAAGCTTGCCAAAGTGTCCGAAAACGCGCAGAGCGCTCGGAACCTGTCCCGCAGCTGTGCGACGCGCGTCTGGAGCTGGCCGCAGCTGCCCCGCCCTCACGCGCCTTCAGCCCCGCGGGCGGGGATGCCGGCTCCGCCGCCGCTCTACCGGGACCCTGCTCCAGGCCCGGGCGTGCTCCGGTTCGAGGTGGAAGGCACACCCGGGGTAGTGGATTTAGCAAACACACCTTTGTGAGTACACACGACAcgggcgcgcgcgcacacacccTACAGGCGCGCGCGCACAGTCCAGCCGGCTGCAGACGGCGCGCCCCGGCCGTTCGGCGGCGGATTGTGGCTGCGAGCGCACTCGGTGCGCCTTTGGGTCCACGGCCAGCCTCGGCCCCAGGCTGCGGGGAGCCCTGGCGCTCGGGACGCACGCCGGGCTCTCTGCCGCCCTGGCGGCGCCCGAATGCCCCATCCTCCCGGGACAAGGCTGCGTGGGGGCGGGCGGGAGGAGAGCGCAGCTTGATGGGGCCGGGGCGCCGGTGAAGGCAAAGAAGCGAGTCCCCTGTGAACCAGGAACGCTGCAGACATTGTTCTTCGTACTCTCCGGGGCTCGGTCGAATGTGGGTCCAAAACACAGCCTTAATTATCACGTTAGAGACATCCCTACTCTTTGCCTTGGCTAATGTTTTTCCTGTAAACCATGCCACTGATACTGTCGCTATTTTAGAAGATAAACCGTATCTCCTTTGACACGTTCGCATCTTTTAAGGTTATTGGCTGATACCACATGCCTGCCTTGTTGCCTGAATTTAAAGAGAGAAGAGCGCTCCCGAGTTTTCAAGAAAATCGCCCACTCAGGGCCGAGGCCCCGGAAACCTCGAGCTCCAGGTCTTGGCTCTTCCCCTCTTCGGGCCTCACCAAGCCCCAGGCTGCAGGTCCCTAAGGGACCGGATGCTGGCCGACTTTCCGCAGCTGCCTAACTTGTAAGGAAAATTTTGGTGACAGTATGTTTTTGTATATCCATCTGGTATTTTTCTGGGCACCTCCTCAATGCTTAGGAAAAGGCCTGGGTAGAAAACTGGAAGACTATCTTACGGGCAAAAGGGAGGCGGGAaggtttttccttcagtttttttttatttctaaatttcttttaaaaaattaaaaatttaattaaaagtatatatatatgatagaaaAAACTAAGTCGAAAGTAAAatgtggtttccattctgtcttCAAACACAGCCATGATAGAACTTAGGTTTATGTAATATTGTGTCGATTACTAAGGAttttcatacacatacacacagaatctTGGAACTGCAAAGTGAAAGATGACAAATCTCATATCCCCAGACAGGGTAAGTGACTCATTCAAGCACCTACCAGGTGTTGGTGGAAGAAATTAATTCATACTGAGTGAGAAAGTGGATTCCTTTGGAAGTGCCTAACGTTTAGAGATCTTGATTTTGTTTTGAACCAAGGAGACTGGATTTACGGCATTGTCCTACATGAGAGGAACTTCATTTAACTGTTCAAAAGTGAGTCCAGAGCCACCAGCTCAGCTTTCCCCCCTTTGTAGTCTCTTAACTGAGACCAGCTCTCCCGCTCTGTCCTCCTTCCTCTGGTTCCCTGAGACTCTCCTGATCTTACAATGTCTCcaacttgtctttctctgccttgttttggggtttctcttcCTCCAAACTTTAATGTGCACCCTGCCCTACAGCCTAGGAGggtcctcttctttatttttagtgGCCCACACTTTGGAGAGCTTCCACCATTTGCAGCTCCCAGCATGGTCTCTGCTTCAGCTCACTTCTTGCTGGTGGTCAGCTCCCTTTTCCATTGCCACCTCAAACCCAAAGTTCCACATTTCCCTGGAAACCAGGCTCTCTTCCCCTAGACTGTTATTATAGTTGCCACTTGTTCATAGGCCACCaagattttttcctctttgcctgCAACTCTCATACAGGTTTACTTGCCGAGTTCTCTCTCCTGGCCCCTCTTGCTTAGTCACTTATTCCTCCTCTTCACACAGCCTCCTCACTGGTGTGTCTGTATAACCTTTCCTCATGCAAATCCTCCTCCACCCAGCTGTTATGCTTCCTAAAGTATAATTCTGATGGTATCACCCTCCTGCTCAAGTCCCTTTAAATGACTCCCTGCCACGTAGGGAAAGTCCAAATTCAGGTCTGATCTTGACCAAACCCAACTTTCCAGCCTCATCTTTTGCTAAAATCTAACAGACCTTCCAGGTCCCAGACAGGAACGTTGTTAAATCCCATCAGGACTTCTCCCAGCTCCCTAGATGACTTCCCAGCTTCCCCAGTCTGCACATTTGCTCAAGATGTTCCTGTTGGTGGTAACAGAGACATTCTTTCTCCCCATAGAACTTGTCAAATTCCTACCCTTCCTTCCAGGACTGGCTCAAATGCCACTTCCTCTGGGAAAACCCACCTGGATGTGTGAGCTCTCTCTCCTCAAGCTCCTCTGACACTTTGGATCTTCCTTGTGACATTTATACCATTCTGCCAAGGGTCACACTTGCTGGAGCCATTCATCTTCTCTTCCCTGCTTAGAAAGGCTCTGAGGGCTGGGATTATGCCTCAGCCATCTCTGTGGTCCCAGGTGCCCAGCACTGCACTGCAAGGCTTCCATCTCCCCAGAGGTCAGATGCACTCATGAGTCAAGAAAGAAGTGCCAATATGTCATCTTTGGCTAGTTCTTGTGCCGCTCTCATGTTTGAGGTATTTACAATGTTTTTTTCCTGGTGTTCATAGAAATCATTACTAAATTACTTCTAATTGCCCTTTTCAAACAGGTGCCAACCCTAGGGACCAAATCAGGGCTAAAGGCCTCTGGTTATGCTGAAATGTTTAACATTAGGCAATGGTAGGAAATCAAAGTACAGAAAGTCTTCAGCTTCCCAAATGCAGTGATTCATCACATCACACCACAGCACATGGCCAGTGTGGTCAGGAGCTGGGCTTTTAGGCAGACTTCATAAACAGAACTCCCTGTAGCTAAACTGATAGAGAGACACCCTCTCCCCCAGCACCATACCAAGCGCCTGGCCTGTTGCTCTTGGCTGCATCAATAGATGAATAGCTAAGGATTTATTTGAAAGGAGCAGTGGCAGCCTATCTAGACATCTGTCATGACTTCTCTACCTGTTGTTAAGAATGAAAATTGGAATTAAGTTCAATAGAGATGTATAAAATTCCTGGAGCAGTGGGTTTTAAAGAGAGATCCTTAGAGTACCCCAGAGCATTGCACACAGTTTTGGAGCTGGGAACCAGAAACTGACACACCGTTACTCCCCATGTAAGTCGTCTTCACACTCAAGTTTGAAAACTACTATTTGGTGGCAAGAACTTCACGCAGCCCTAACACTTAGGAGGAGGCTTGCAGAAGGAAAAAATGGCTTTGCCTCATCATTATTGCTAGTCGTCTCAGCAAATTAAGAGATTAATTTTCCAATAATAGGAAGATTTGAAGATGTGAGAATTAGATCTAAGGAACTTTAAGTCACTTGAAGATGGACACAGCTATTCCCACTTCCATGCTTTTCCTTGTACTGGGatatactttttatattataACGAAAGCCAAGTATTAATATGTTCCCTGGGATATAATTAAATTGTTTAGGGAGAAAGAAAAGCCTAAAATAGTTAGCCTATGAATCGGGATTATTCTCCTAttcagtagaataacagagaatTCTAGGTGCCTAAAAAAGAGTAAAGAGTGAGATATTAGAGATGACACTTCATTCGGACAAAATGTTCAAAACCAGGGGACAGTGCCAAAAAGAATCTCCCTAATCAATCATTTCCACCAAGTAGATTCTTGGGCAAAATAAGAAGCGGGCAGGGAATGATCAACCCAGAACTGATCAATTTAAAACAGTTGTTCTGTCTCTGAAGACAGGAAAGTTTTGATCTGTTTCAACTGttaaatttcagaaaatcaaaCCACTGATATCTCGCTATTATTATTGTTTGATTATTATTATCTAGAGGTTTTATAAACAATAACTCCTTTGATGCCCCAGTCCCCCATGCCCCCCCATGTTGCGTCCACCCCTGTCCCAGCACAAGTaatgaatgaagaaactgaagctcagagaaactAACCAAAGGTTATTCAGCTCCAGTCTGGCCAAGCAGGGATTCAAGTTCAGTCTGTCTGATGATAAAGTCAGATCTTTCCCCATTATCTATCACTTCCCAGACTTGCCAGATTATAAGAACAGCCCTACATACctgtttaaaatatagatttcctttagggctcCCCTAGAGAGGGCTAGGGTGGGACCTTGaatctcttttgtttgttttgctattgtcgtgtttttttgtttttttttttttcaatgtatgCCCTAGATTAttatccagaataggcaagttGGGAAACTTCATCATTCTGTGGCCACATTATCACTTACTAACCCATAGTTTCTTTCTTTAGGAAGTAACCTTCTAGAATTTgctacaattaaaaagaaagtgtatgCAACCACTGATCAACCAACCAATCTTTTCCATCCTATTTCTAAGAACAGTATACTCTGTTAAGACAAAAGTCTTTAAAGTTACAATCTGGGTTTTTCAAAAGTAAATTGTTACATCTCAACTTATACAAAAAAATCAGGTTGGCAATTTGCTT
The sequence above is a segment of the Cervus elaphus chromosome 25, mCerEla1.1, whole genome shotgun sequence genome. Coding sequences within it:
- the LOC122683756 gene encoding ESX-1 secretion-associated protein EspI-like isoform X1, whose product is MSGCCDAGGGAQAGFPGEGAGRPAWPRVQGSLRPLPAQLPPPIPCLPLMSRKPRRRRAPAPLLLLSAARSTPSESQLPLSLSFQACQSVRKRAERSEPVPQLCDARLELAAAAPPSRAFSPAGGDAGSAAALPGPCSRPGRAPVRGGRHTRGSGFSKHTFVSTHDTGARAHTLQARAHSPAGCRRRAPAVRRRIVAASALGAPLGPRPASAPGCGEPWRSGRTPGSLPPWRRPNAPSSRDKAAWGRAGGERSLMGPGRR
- the LOC122683756 gene encoding uncharacterized protein LOC122683756 isoform X2, which produces MGDQGGEEHQLRCSSCLQRAQPRASLSFRSVSASKLAKVSENAQSARNLSRSCATRVWSWPQLPRPHAPSAPRAGMPAPPPLYRDPAPGPGVLRFEVEGTPGVVDLANTPLLLADTTCLPCCLNLKREERSRVFKKIAHSGPRPRKPRAPGLGSSPLRASPSPRLQVPKGPDAGRLSAAA